The following DNA comes from Triplophysa dalaica isolate WHDGS20190420 chromosome 5, ASM1584641v1, whole genome shotgun sequence.
TCTTTGTAATAGCAAGCAGGTCTGCGGCTCGGCAGGTTGTTAAGACGTGTGGCGTGGCTGCATTCCTGGCAAGGCCGTCTGGCTTTGCTGTTCTGCACTTCTCTTTTGTAATGATTTGTCACGTCTGTAGAATGACGCTGATCATTCATTCCCCTAAGTGTCTGTTTGGCTCGGATGTTGGACATTGCAACTATTCTTAAAAAGTGCCGGGAAGTTCTCGCTTGCATCCGTAGGTCACAGACGCTTGGGTTTTATGAGAAATTCAGTGACTGTTTTGTTCCAAGAGCTGGTTCATCTCAGGACAAACGCTCAGTGTCTAGAAACACATGTGTGCGATGGTCCTGTTTCAAACTCATTCATCTtttctcttaaaggaacagttcacccaaaaatcgaAATTCTCCATTGTGTGAATAATTCAACCGTAATTTGATCTAATGTCTCAAAGTTCATGATAATATGCAGTGCGCTTCGGTCAGGAGATGCAAGCTCATCCTCAGCTTTAttagtctgtgtgtgtcttGATTCAGCGGATCTGTGTGAGTCAGGTGCGTGAGGAGACTGCAAATGCCCCTGGGCCGTTTACTTGCGAGTGCTTTGCTTCTGGCGAGAGTGTGTCATTCTCACTCATCCATCATAAGGTGTTGGGTCTGTGTGGGGGGCTTGAATGACATTGCGGTACCTTGTCTGCAGTCCGACCACTGAACGCTCCCTTTGGCTTTTCAACCGTAAACTTGCTTCTCTCTGGGAGTTTTATGGACCGACAACTTTAAGTATCAcagaaataatcattttttcCGAGTTAAATGTGACGAGGTAAAAAGGGCTGCATGATATTGAAGAAAATGTGATATACAAGAAGTTTTAAAGTCTCTAATAGAGTTTTGCAAATCACACGTACAATTGAAATGACTGTACTTTCACATaggaatttaaaatgaatgttttctgtCTGGTTTTGACAGAGCTTATGTTCAGCTGTGGTGCAGGTCTATGTAGCCGACAGAAACTCATGGATGAAGAAATGCTGTGGGGTGGCCAGTCTGGTGAAGGACAATCTACAGAAATCGTATTTTATCAGAGTATTCGATATGAAAGTAAGTTAACACATGCTGGCTCAAGTTTCTTTACCCAAAAGCCCTTCTATTCATCCACTTTATTGATGGTTTTAttgagttttattttagtttagcGCATTGAGCGCacatactcaaatacaaatgtatagtatcatgcaatgcaagtcgcttcggataaaagcttctgccaaatatatgaatgtaaatgtaatgaatttgcTCTTTAAACTGATTCTCTCTTGTGTATGACAGGATGGAAAAATCTTGTTTGACCAAGAGTTTTACATCAACTTTACAATAAACAGCTCCAAGTCTTACTTTCTCACATTTGCTGGAGACGTAAGTACCTTAGTCTTGTACAATgataatgttttacatttacagaaaagtaTATGCTTTGTTCTCACCTCAGCAGACCGTCAATCTGATCACAGATTCAGCTTCCTAAACttaacatgaaatcaaaatagtCTGTTTGTTTGCTGCACATTCCTGATCTTATTGTGCCCgaatcatgtgttttatttacattacggGAGTTTGTTAAAcgtattatttaaataaaagttttcttTTCAGGTGAGTAGGCCAGAATTCATCTAAACTGAAAGCTGTTTAGTCTATTTGTTTATCAAACAATGTAAAGCAAACATTCtttaaagataataaacaaacatttttctgtatatttaaaaaagtcttCATACAATTCAcctcatttcttttcttttattaagtTTAAGACACACTTAATGTGCTTTCTGTTAGCAAGACTCTTAATCCAGTTGATTTGAGTAACACAAGTGAATGTAAAGAATCTTTACTTTGTACTTCAGACGTGTCAGATCGGACTCAATTTTGCCAGTGAAGAGGAAGCCAAGCGCTTCAAAGCAGTGGCCAACGATCTGCTGGGCAGAAGACTGAGAAAAACCGGTAACTAAACCTGTGTGTGTTCTCAAACCTGACAACTGGCATGTACTGTATTCTCCTCTCATTTCTTTCTGTGAATATCTATCCTTTTCTCTTGATCTTTTCTTCTTAAGAGGCTGCTGTTGTACATCTCCGTCTGTTACTGTAATCTTCTCTTTGATGTCTGTTGGACCCTCGGGGGTCCGCTCGTGTAGGTCTGGTTCTGATTAGCTTTACTCTTTTAAACACGTCCTCCTCCTCCGCCGCCGTCTATGTGTACTGACTCACCAGCTTCTGCAGGGACAATGATAGGACTGTGTTCTCCGTCATTCACTTCTCTGTGCTCCGCCGACAAACTAACATCAGACGCAGTCTCTCTGATTTTCTGTATAACACAGACTCACCTCAAATCTCAGCGTGTCTCTCTTTCACTACTAAACATGTAAAGCATCCGGTGGTCAGTGTAGTAATAAtggttttcttcattttgtctTTCAGAGAAGAGACGCGAGCCCTCTAATGGTATGTTGAATTCTGTCAAgacttaacaaaaaaaaacgattaaaatgacagattttgtcAGTCTTGTCCTTTTAatacaacactgtaaaatttaaattggatcaaatatataaaaaaaattgtatctgTTTCACCAGAAGGACTGAACAGGATTAAAGTAAAATGCGATATATGGtgcaacaaaatatgtatttaaaagctacaaaaataatataaccaaaattttttcattatttctgaTTCTTGATCATCttccacacatcagacacagtctctatagTAATTGCATCAACCTGAAAcaggattaaagcgtctgctaaatgactaaacctcagttttacttatttatttaaatctcacatatataattaaaacataaatatattttgaattcgGTTTAAAATCTTCTGTTAGTTGTATTTTGTCCAAACGTTGTGTAgtattaaaaaaactcaatcGTGAGAATCATAATGTACCCCAAAATAATCCGCAAGAATCATTAAAgccattttacagttttatgtgCCCCTGATTCTCATCACTGTAATGCTGCAGAAATCATAATAAGATTCTCATTTTTGGTGAAATGTACCGTGTCCTCATCACCGACCCTTATTGTGCGCTGTGTGCCCCCGGAGATTTACAGCAGATTATTGCTGGCTTTAACAGTTATGTAAAATCCAGCGGTGCTGTGTCATTTGCTGGGATTAAAAGGGGCGGGGTTTAGCTGTCAAGCAGCAGTCTTCAAAGAGGGAGACACACCTGCATTGTGCATATCAGCATGTGCGTTTCCAGCCTTTGATAGCGTTTGGGGTGGTGGATCGTAGAGTTCAGACATGATGTTCTGCACCACCTTTCTCTCTGCCCCATCCGATGAGCTCCTTGACGGGGGTTCGGATGTGGGAGGTTGCCTAGCGCCCCTGCACTGCCTCGTACTCCCACAGGACGAACTTTATGCTCCGTTCTCAGACGCTGCGGTTAACCTGCGGCACAGTGTGGTGATGGGTCAGATCCTCATGGATGTGAGTGTAGAGGTTAGCCGGTCTGTTTCACCCTCACCTGTgtacagagagagtgagactaCAGGTAGGTGGTGATGTCATTAACTTTAGAAGAGGATTTTTTTAGGGCTCAAAAGATCGCTGGGAAAGTCttttttggtttagtttttgaGTATGAAGTCGGTAGGTTTCTACTTGACTGTCACAAAATGGTTggaattgtttttaaaacgaAAAATTGTgcaaaatcaaaatattcatAATGCCATCGTGATGTTTCAAAATCCTTTTCTGAATCTTTAGGACCTTCAGGACCATCAGGACCCTCAGGACTTGTTTTGCCAATGGCGACGGTGGACATAAAAAACCCAGAGATCAACACACGTTATCACAGTAACTCTCAGATGAACAACATCAACCTCCACAGCAACTTCAAGAAGAAAGACAAgggtaaaaacaagaaaaagaaaatatcgAAGGCTGAAATTGGCACCCCGAGCAATTTTCGGTGAGTTTTCAAAATGTCTGCACTTTTATCACAGTACtattttatcacagtttatttatgatttccttccactaaatgtttttttggattcATGGAGGTTTGTGTAGATTGTTGTGGTTGTGAAGTGTAATCTGATGGACAATCTCATgtaatatatcattaaacatgAGTGATAATCCATAGATTGATTTCAGGATTCtggttgatttgtttttaacctAACCAGACGATGGTTTACTGTCAAATTTATTCTTTTAATCTCTAGTTTGTCTTAATTTGTTTAAACAGTTTCTGATGGTGGCTAATGTTTTATGCATCTCTATAAAGCGTGTCtcttgatttgtgtttcagacACGTTGGACATGTAGGCTGGGATCCCAACACAGGCTTTGATGTGAGTTTTTTCATAATAACTTTCATGATTCCCGGGTCCAGAGGTCATTGTAGGATCCCATCCTGAAGAGCGATAGTTATCTCTTACACAATGGGATTTTAGGGTTTATCTATCCATAATCCAGAACAATCACTGATATCAGAACGTGGGATCATATTTTTCACATTGAgtaaaaatgttctgtttgctatggatcagtgttgtgtttttgatttgAATGAGCGTTTATTTGAGgcctatttttttatattaaagtctTAAATATTGCTAACATATATTCAATGGATAATACATTACATATATGCTATGTGCGTATTCAAATCGTGGCACAAtatattgcaataaaaaaaaaacatttctttttcattttattttgtattaaataagtaATTAACTTTGCTATAAAACCTTTAATTAAACTTAGAATGTTGTGGGAAAAAAGTTGTTGTGTTTCCCCCTAATACTGACATATATTGAAAATGCAGCATGATGCATTTGAAAgtgcataaatgcataaaagtttCTTGGagaataaaaattataaaaccaattaacatttctttagaaaCTTTTGAACACTTTTCAaactttaacaaacaaaaagctttACAGCTTCATACGATGGTTTTGTCCATAGAACCTAAAATCATGCCGTTTCCTTTCTCAGCTGAATAACTTGGACCCAGACCTGAAGAAACTCTTCGACATGTGCGGCATCTCAGAAGATCAGCTGAAAGACAAAGAGACGTCGAAAGTCATCTATGACTTCATCGAGGGGAAAGGAGGAGTAGAGGCTGTAAAAGATGAACTTCGACGTCAGGGTAAGTCTGAGAagttgtgtgtatttttattgacttttgCCTAATGAGCTGCTCGATAACTCATGTCCTGTTCTCTCTCTACAGCGCCTCCACCTCCAAAAGGAGGTCCACCGCCACCACCACCTATCCACAGCTCAGgacctcctcctccacctccctCCAGGGGCCGTGGAGCACCACCCCCTCCGCCACCCTCAAGAGCACCCAACACAGCGCCCCCTCCACCTCCGCCCTCCCGACCGGGTATGGGTGCACGGCCGCCTCCACCCAGCAGAGGGCCTGGGTCAGCTCCCCCGCCTCCTCCACCGCCCCAACCCGCCTCCTTTTCCCCGCCGgctcctccacctcctcctccaATGGGTGGGCCACCGCCGCCACCACCAGGACTGCCTCCCCCAGCGCCACTTCTGCTACCAGGTGTGGATTCTGGAGAGCCTCCTGGGGGTAAATCTGCACTCCTTGATCAGATTCGAGAAGGAGCGGCGCTCAAGAGGGTTGAGCAGAATAACAAGTCTGAGTCTGGCGTAGGCCGCAACGCACTTTTAGACCAGATCAGACTGGGCATTCAGCTTAAAAATGTAAGTTGGCTTTTAAAAGTATTTCCAGAATTCAagaaatgttgacaaaatgaaaaatctattgTTAGGAGTGTAAATCTATTGTATGGTTCTTTTAAAGTctctgtgaaccggaagttctgatcgtttttacttctttttttttgatgttgaggcatctctgcgatttgattggatgtataaaaacagccattgcatCTTGAAATGAACTGGCAGCAGaatgacagttgaaggggaggagttaacagacgctccgcccaagccgtctaacaaaTGTCATCTAAGAttgatagtcattacaggaaggaagcgcattttctgattttaactaaagattataaGGGCACACAAATTTTTCAAAGAGAATGACTCACATCGAttactatttacaataaacactgcagtatttcataaaaaataggcattgtaattttatatttcactgggactttaaatgtatattattgcATTGCACTGAGATTCAGGTGAACTTCAAATTGGTTAACAATGAGGCACcgaatgtgtaaatgtaattaaattaattgaaatctaaataaaaaaaagttacagttttaaattaaaataaattacaatgtaTTACGttaaattattcaattaaattgtgaaattaaatcattacatcaaattattatatttagcTGATTAATGAAATAactatgttaaaataaattattaaattaaattgttacaaaagaaaaaaattaatcaattattaatcaaagtaaaatatttaatttaattatcaGTCAGAGATGATGTTTTTAGCAAAACGGTTAggcaaaacacatttaacatgTAACTTTATTCTGGTCTTGTGACATTTTCAGGTGACAGATAATACAGACTCGGCCACGTCCACTTCAGACCCCTCAGGTGATATTGTGGGGGCACTGATGCAGGTGATGGAGAAGAGAAGCAGAGCCATCCATTCATCAGGTATGTGGACTACtgtttcatcttcattttctttatggCTGTAAATTTAGGATCTAcagatttatgatttatattgattattaatataatatttttttatgtcgtTTTTTtagatgaggatgaggatgaggatgattTAGAAGattttgaagatgaagatgagtgGGAAGACTGATAAAGATCATTCCTTTGACAAGGGCCAACAATAAGAATGAAGACACTACATTGATGTTGTCTTTATATAtcataatgcattataatgtaaatgaccgatttgttgtacatttttgtttcccttgtcttttttttgtacTCATCTGTGCAATACCTCATTTAATCTGTAAAGTTTTCCTTTTCTGGATTCACGTGCAATTTTACATCAAGTCTTCTTGATTTGTAGAGTTGAATATTTTCGGGTCTTTTTTGTAACATTCGCTAAAGGGAAATCGATGTCGATTATTTGACGAGAACACTATTTTCATACTTTTCTCCTGTACTTTACCTTTTCTTATTCAGATCCTAGTTAAGCACTATTATTTTCTTAATGAAAATGCATATTTCGTTCCGTTTCTAATATGTACATTTGCTCAGAGACTCGgtttatatttttgcatgaaccgaaaaatgataaaaaagacTTGATGATGGGGATATGATCGCAATGTCACGGTTATGTTTACACAATGTGTGCAAGCTGCTCTTTCAGAATTCCCGGATATAACACTAaagttatcagaaataatctctGTGTATCTGTCTTTGTGCCAGTTTGCATTTTCACCGGCAAAACAAAATTTCTCACATGTGTTGTCTGTCATTGAGAGAACTGATACAGTTCATGTTAAGAATTAATGTTCATGTGTgccatttttaaacatcttaacGGGATTCATACGCTCTAAGTCTTTAACTAATAATGTAAATGCCAATGTTACACTCCAATACAGCTGTTTAACATTTGATCTCCTTTGATTTCATCAAAGGTTTCTTTGCGACTCGAAACCTTTGAAATGAGGttgaacaaaacaattttaattgtagacttaaataaatgttaatatttacaaaatccTGATATTGTggattgttttattcatttgtcttTTCATTCTAAGCCTCTGCAAAATATAAGTTGCATTTCCTTGTGATTTGTTCATATGGGAAATAATTGATGCACATAAACGACACATGGATAACAGTTAGATGTCAGTTCAGGTCAAGATGCCTTAAAGATGCGTTGTCCATTTCTCCACCTGAGAACCACGAGCGGGTACGTTATCCacttcaaatgtttattacagGTTGTGATGTATGTGAAAATCGTGATTTGGAATGGTAACTTTGTGGACACAGTTTCTTGCTGTAAGGTACGTGTGGATAACTGCTGAAAAATATCTGTGTGCAGGATGAGCAGCTGTGAAGTGGATTTAGATCCAGGGAACGTTTCCaagacatacaaacacacagattaaGAGAATCTGATATCAAGCTAGTGTCAGTAAGTCTTCTGGGCTCTGCTTTTGGTCATCTGTTGACCCTTTCCCAAGTCAATAACTGTTAAGTATGACGAATCATATGGCAGGTAAGTAATTTTATTCTCTAACATGAAAAATGACTGTagtgtttactgtagtaaactaGTATGTTGCATACTCTTGAATATTACAGTATTCTGTAGCATTACTATAATAAACTAGTAAATTGTGTATTGTTGTACACTGCTGGTCAAAAGGTTTTGGACACCTGattgtgttcatattttttttcagagtATTCAAAAACTCATAAAAATTATGACATTTAACAAAGGTAAATATGGGAAATATGAATTTGCAGAAAGGTTTTCATGTCATTTTCtcaagcagcttcttgaggtctcgcCTTGaggttttttaaacattattaaaggaATTCCTATCTATTctgtgctcttattggctgttCTTTCTTCATTATTGAGTCAAACTCCactccatttcaaaaacatttttattttaataattttatttatttatttttgtttactaaaCTAATTTCAGTAATAAGAACATGCCTTcagatcaaatgtttttttttaaataataagaaatatttcaCTCAAGTGTCCCaaaacttttgaccggtagtgtTCCCTATTGtgaataatattattatgtagtatttactatagtatattGTATTTCCAAGTATTTAGTAATTGTGCtagtttattatagtaaacCAAAGTATACTAGAGTAGTATTCATTTGTACCTCCTATATGATTAAATATCTCATGATAAGACTTCAGTTTCTTTAGCAGTTTTGaagtatgttttgtttatttttcgcTACATGCTGCTGTTAGAAGTCATAAGTAGACAGTTTTTGCCATTATGTGCATGCAAGATCGTGTccataatttagttttttatttacatttctttttaaatcagaaaaatataagaatcGAGATGACTTCtaatgaaacagaaatgtacTGAAAACCACAAccaatttgattttattgaGTCTTTAATAGATCATGAATTAATTTGTGAATTTATTCAAATTGCTacccatatttattttttctctataATACATAAAGCATTTATGGAATTAAAGATCAACAGAATGACCAGTGTTATTTGAAgtcaaatcaaatatatttgcatttaataaaaaagcattaacAATACAAAGTGTTTTTAATCAAGTACAATcacttcaaaaataaaaactacaacTAAAGCCAACAAGAAGAAACATACAGTGCaaatatcaaaaacattaatCTCAATTTCTACAATGCACTCAGACGAAGATTTGTCTATATCATTGAATTGAGATTTATATACACAGATTTTCCTCTTTCACCTGGATTTCTGTTCGGTTTCAGTACAGTCCGGTTACCAAGGATACTATGGAACCTCCACCTGTGAAGAATGACAAGGTTTGATCCCTTCATTTGTGTAGTCCAATATATTCCCAGTTCATTACACTCAACCAAATCTGTCAATAAGTGATcgataataaaacaagaacaagTGAGGTATGTTAATGTTGTGTTTGCTCATGTTTA
Coding sequences within:
- the waslb gene encoding WASP like actin nucleation promoting factor b isoform X1, encoding MSGPPSNRRPAGNVGSILLTPHENEALFHHMGKKCTSLCSAVVQVYVADRNSWMKKCCGVASLVKDNLQKSYFIRVFDMKDGKILFDQEFYINFTINSSKSYFLTFAGDTCQIGLNFASEEEAKRFKAVANDLLGRRLRKTEKRREPSNGPSGPSGPSGLVLPMATVDIKNPEINTRYHSNSQMNNINLHSNFKKKDKGKNKKKKISKAEIGTPSNFRHVGHVGWDPNTGFDLNNLDPDLKKLFDMCGISEDQLKDKETSKVIYDFIEGKGGVEAVKDELRRQAPPPPKGGPPPPPPIHSSGPPPPPPSRGRGAPPPPPPSRAPNTAPPPPPPSRPGMGARPPPPSRGPGSAPPPPPPPQPASFSPPAPPPPPPMGGPPPPPPGLPPPAPLLLPGVDSGEPPGGKSALLDQIREGAALKRVEQNNKSESGVGRNALLDQIRLGIQLKNVTDNTDSATSTSDPSGDIVGALMQVMEKRSRAIHSSDEDEDEDDLEDFEDEDEWED
- the waslb gene encoding WASP like actin nucleation promoting factor b isoform X2, translating into MSGPPSNRRPAGNVGSILLTPHENEALFHHMGKKCTSLCSAVVQVYVADRNSWMKKCCGVASLVKDNLQKSYFIRVFDMKDGKILFDQEFYINFTINSSKSYFLTFAGDTCQIGLNFASEEEAKRFKAVANDLLGRRLRKTGPSGPSGPSGLVLPMATVDIKNPEINTRYHSNSQMNNINLHSNFKKKDKGKNKKKKISKAEIGTPSNFRHVGHVGWDPNTGFDLNNLDPDLKKLFDMCGISEDQLKDKETSKVIYDFIEGKGGVEAVKDELRRQAPPPPKGGPPPPPPIHSSGPPPPPPSRGRGAPPPPPPSRAPNTAPPPPPPSRPGMGARPPPPSRGPGSAPPPPPPPQPASFSPPAPPPPPPMGGPPPPPPGLPPPAPLLLPGVDSGEPPGGKSALLDQIREGAALKRVEQNNKSESGVGRNALLDQIRLGIQLKNVTDNTDSATSTSDPSGDIVGALMQVMEKRSRAIHSSDEDEDEDDLEDFEDEDEWED